Genomic segment of Streptomyces zhihengii:
CGGCGAGCCACTCGGCGGGGGCCGGGCACTGGGCGTTCATGTACGGCATGGTGAGCACCGCCTGTCCGCCCTGGACCAGGAGCTGGACGGCGAAGGCGCCCGCGCGGGTGCGGTCGTGCAGCACGTCCCCGGTGGTCAGCCCGAGTTCCTCGATCATCGCGGCGGCGGCCCGGCCGGCGCCCTCGGGACCGTCGGTGCCGTCGCCGAGCGAGTACGCGATGAGGTACGGGGTGTCGTGTCCCTGGGCCGGGTCGCCGGTCCAGGCGAGCAGGACGAGCGTGCCGAGCCGCGCGCGGTCGACGGGCGTTTTGAGGGAGTTCGCTGTCATGGCTCGGCACCCTAGTGCCCGCCGGGGGCCTCCCCCGTCCCCGTTCACCCGGGCAGGTGAACGGGGCGCGGGGTGCCGTCCGGGTCAGGACGTGCGGAGCGTCCAGCGGTGCTCGGCGGAGGCCGTCCCCCAGTGCAGGGTGACGGGGCGGGAGTCGTGCGGGAGCTCGAACACCAGCCAGCCGGAGCGGTGTTCGCCGGCCGTCAGCCGCCCCGACGGGAGCGGGAGGCCGGTGGTGAGCTCCCCGGCGGGTACCGCGCGGTGGCTCCGGCCCCGGTCGTCGACGATCCACGCCTCGGTCACCGGCGTCTCGTACGCCGTGCCGCCGACGTTGGTCACGGCGAGGTCGACGCCCACCCAGCGGGCGCCGTCGGCGGGGCGGCGCACGGGGCCCTCGCCCGCGGGCTTCGCGAGGCCGCGCGCCGCGCCCTTCGCGGCGCGGATCCCGATGGCGGGGTCCACGTATCCGCGCAGGGCGATGCGCAGATGCTCCCCCGACCGGGTGCCCCGGTCGTCGGCCGTGTCACCGATCCGGGCGACCCCGGGCGCGGTGGCGGCCGCCCGTTTGCCGCCCTCGCCGGACGCCCCGGGCCCCGGCCCGGCCGGGCCCTGGCAGGCGGCGAGGCCGAGCACCAGCGCCGGGACGAGCGCTGTGGTCATATGTCTCATCAGTCCCCTTTCGGCGGTCCGTTGACCGTATCTTCGGGTCCACGTCATCTGGAACGCCGACGGCGCGCTGCGGGTCACGCGGGCTCATGCGGGTGAACGGCGGGCCGCGGGGGCGGCGCACGGCCTCGAAAGGCCGTTCTGCCGTACCCCCGGCGGGCCCGCCGGGCAGTGACCTCGGGCCCCGCCGCGGCGTTGGCCGCGGTATGGCAACGACCACCGCGCCGGCCCGCTGGCAGCGTGTACAGACGAGCCCGGAACCGGCCCCCGCCCCGGCCCCGGCACCGGCGCGGCCGCCCGGTGCCAGTCCGATCTACGACCAGCTGGCGCGTGAGTGGGCGGCGGCCGGGCGCACCCTGCCGGGCCGCCCGGACAGCGAGTGGCGGCGGCTGACGCTCTTCCCCGCCCCGGCCGACGACCCGCTCGGCGTCACCGTCCCGGCGCCGCCCCGGCGCGGCTGGCTCCACGACCGCCACACGGTCTGAGCGGTCCTCGCTCAGCGCCCGCCGGCCGGGCTCGCCGCGCCGGCCCCGGGCGCCGGCGCGGGGTGCGGTACGCGCACGCCCCCGGTGCGCCCGCGCAGCCTCCGGCGCACCCCGGCCACGAGCCGCGGCGCGGTCCAGGAGGCGCCGTGCACGAAGCGCATCGCCGGCCCGAAGGTCGGGGCGGAGAGCAGTCCGGCGGCGAACAGGCCCGGGTGGGAGGTCTCGAAGTCCGCGCCGAGTTCGGGCGCGCTGGTGCCCGGTGAGAGCCGGAGCGTCCGGCCGAGGCCCTCGTCCAGCAGTTCCAGTCTCGTCAGGTCGGGGGTGAAGCCGGTGGCGGCGACCACGTGGCCGGTGTCGAGCGCCCGCGCCGTGCCGTCGGGGCCGCGCAGTTCGAGCCGTACCCGTCCGTCGGAGCGGACCCGGGCACCCCGCAGCACGTGGCCGAGCAGTTCCGGCACCTGCCCCTCGTAGCGCTCCCGCAGCCACCAGGCGCCGGCCGGGCCGAGGGCGGTGTCGGCCCGCCGGCGGCGGGTGGCGGCGGGCATCCGCCGGACGGCCCAGGGCAGTTCGGCCCACACCCAGGTGCTCCAGCCGGTGCCGAGCCCGCTGTGCGGGGTGCGCAGCGAGGTCAGCAGCGGCCGCCTGAGCGGGGCGGGCAGGGTGTTCCACCTGATCAGGCGGGTGCGGGCGACGAGTTGGGGGCGGGCGCCCGCCTCGGCGAGGAGGGCGGCGGTCTCCAGTGCCGCCTGCCCGGCGCCGACGACGGTCACATCGGTGCCGGCGAACCGGCCGAGGTCCCGGTGGCCGGTGCTGTGGGTGCACAGCTCGGGCGGCAGGGGGGCCAGGACGTCGGGCATCTCCCGGAAGGGCAGCACGCCCACGGCGAGCGCGACGGTCCGGGCGCGGACCTCCCCGCCGTCGCCGGTGCGCAGCAGGAAGCCGCCGTCCGCGGGCGTGAGCCGGACGACGGACCGGCCGTCGACGGCGGGCACGGCCCGCCCGGCGAACCAGTCGCCGTAGTCGGCGAAGGTCCCGACGGGGACGGGCCGGCCGTGGGCCGCCTCGAAGCCGCCGTGCGCCCGCGCCCAGGCGCCGAGGGTGTGCTCGCCGCCCGGGTGGGACAGATTCGACGACCAGGGCTCGGACTTGAGGTACATCCCCTCGGGCATGTGGTTGCGCCACGAGTCCATGACGCGGCCGAAGATCCGCACGTCGATGCCGGCCGCGGCGGCGTGTGCCGCGATGGACAGCCCGTAGGGGCCGGCGCCGATCACTGCCAGGTCGTGCATGGTGCGTTCTCGTTCCTCGTGTCGGGGTCGGTGCCGGTGCTGGAACCGGAGTCGGTCGCGGGGGCGCGGGCGGTCCCGGCGCCCCGGTCGGGCGGGGGGTCCTCACGGGGGCGCAGCCGCCGCGCCCCCTTGGCGAGTCCGCGGCCGAGCCAGGCCCCGGCCATCGCGGCGAACGGCGCCGGGTCGTCGCCCGCGAACCAGGCGGTCTCGACGCCCCGCCGGGCCCGCAGCCGCACCCCGCGGCCGGGGCGGGCGGAGGTGAGCGCGGAGAGCAGGGCGTAGTTCTCGGCGACGAAGACCCGGTCGGGGCGGCCCGCGGACGGCGGCACCGGCCGCCCCGTGAGGTCGAGGTGGAGCGCGCGGACGACGTCGAGCCCGTCCGCGCCGGTGAACAGCCGGAACTGGGCGCCGGGGCGCGGGTTGGCGTCGAGGAGCCGGCAGGTGCCGTCGGTGTCGCGCCGGAAGTCCAGGTCGAGGATGCCGCGGTAGCCGGCGTGCGCGGCGAGCCGCAGGGCCGCGGCGGTCACCGCCCCGTCCTCCTTCCACCGTCCCAGCGCGGTCAGTCCCGTGCGGGGCGGCCAGGAGAGCTCCTTGCGGCCGGTCCCGCCGTGCAGCAGGGCGGACCCGGCGCCGAAGCAGCCGTGGAAGAACCAGTCGGAGTGGGGCCGCTCGGGCAGGCAGCGCTGGAGCAGCAGGGCGCTGCCCGCCGTCGCCCGGCGCTCAAACAGCCGGGCGGCGGCGGCCGGTGAGCCGACGAGCGAGGTGCTGCGCAGCCCGGTCGCGGGGTCCAGCAGCCAGGGTCTGCTCCACTTGGCGACCAGCGGGACGCCGATCCGGCGCACGGTGTCGGCGGCCTCCGCCGCGCTGGCGGGGACGAAGGTGTCGGGGTGGGGGATGCCCGCCTCGGCGCACAGCTTCGCCAGTTCCGCCTTGTCCGCGAGCCGGCCCGGCAGCGCGGGCGGCTGGGCGGGCAGCAGGTAGCGGCCGGCGAGACGGTGGGCGTGCTCGGCGACCCGGATGGCGCCGAGGTCGTCCATGGGCACGAGCACGGCGGGCCGCCCGATCCGGTCGGCGACGGCGAGCAGGGTGCGGACGAGCTCGTCCGGTTCCGGCGCGCCCCGCGGGCGCGGATGGGCCCGGTGGAGATGGCGGGAGCGGGCGACGGGGCTGCGCGGCGACTCCACGACGGCGTGCACCTCCACACCCGCCCGGCCCAGCGACCGCACCGCGCCGAGGGTGCCGTGGTGAAAGGGGTTCCGGTCGAGCCGGAGCACCAGAGCCGGTACGGCCGGATCGAGATCGGTCATGCGGGTCACATCTTTCACCTGGATGGGTCTGCTCAATGCGCGCCTCTTCGCTAATGGCCTACGAACGTGTCCCACGACCGCTCACCCGAACGCATTTCTGCCTACCGTCGGGTCAGTCGCACAAAAGGCTCCACAAGGAGGAAGGCAATGCCACAGAGGCACCGTCTCATCACCACCTGCATAGCGACGGTCGCAGCCGGACTTCTTGTCTCGGGCGGCCTGGCCGGCGGCACGGCACAAGCCGGACCGGCCGGTGACGGAACCGCTCCCGCCTCAGCGGAGGGAGAGACCGCCGTCGGCGCGTATCTCCACTACGGTCCGCCCGGAATAGCGCGCATGTCGGAACTCTCCGAATGGCTCGGCGGGCGGGATCTGAAAGTGGCTCACACGTATCTCCCCGGGGATCTGTGGACCAACATCGAGGGCCGGCCGGAATTCCTGCGCCCCTGGGCCCGGTGGCGGCAGGGCGCCGAGGACCGGATGTTCGTCCTCAACGTGCCGATGCTGGACCGCAACGAGGACCGGCTGCCGGACGTGGCCGTCGCCGAGCTGCTGCGGGCCGGGGCGCGCGGCCAGTACGACCACCACTACCGCACCCTCGCGACGCGCCTGGTCGACGCCGGTGTCCCGGACACGGTGATCGTGCTCGGCTGGGAGATGAACGGCACCACGTACACCCACCGCTGCGGTCCCGACCCGCGGGCCTGGAAGGCGTACTGGAACAGCATCGTCACCACCATGCGCTCCGTCCCCGGGCAGAAGTTCCGTTTCGACTTCGCTCCCAATCGCGGCCTGGACGCCGTCCCCTGGACCGAGTGCTATCCCGGCGACGACGTCGTGGACATCATCGGGATGGACTCGTACGACCAGCCTCCCGGCGAGTCGTTCGACGACCAGGTGAATGCGCCGTACGGATTGCAGAAGCACGTGGATTTCGCCGCGGAGCACGACAAGGCGATCTCGTATCCGGAATGGGGTCTTTTCCGGAACGGTGACAATCCCGAGTACATGCGCCGCATGCTCGAATGGATCGACCGGCACAAGCCGCTCTACCAGACCATCACAGACTACTGTCCGCACGGTGTCTGGCAGTGCGAAAGCAATCCGGAGTCCTCGAAGGTGTTCCGCTCGAAGCTGTTTGCGGATTCCGGCCCGGCCGAGCCCTCCCCGGCGCCGTCGGAGCCCGCGCCGGCCGAACCGGTCCCGTCCGCACCGCCGTCCGAGCCCCCCGCCGAGCCGGCGCCGGTGCCCGTCGACGACGGGCCGAACGCCTACGACTGGTGCATGCCAGCGGACTTCCGGGACTGGGTCGCCGCGTGGGTGCCCGAGGAGCAGTTGTGCGTCAGCCTCCCCGGGACGTCGGCCCAGCCGTTCTGACCGAACTCCCCTCGGCCCGCCAGTCGTTGAGCCGGCCGCGCCATTCGCGCGCGGCCGGCAGTCTGGTGCGCACGACCTCCGCCGCGCGGTCCCGCATCCGGGCGCGCGACTCGTGCAGCCGCAGCAGCGGCTCCAGCGCGGGGCGGGCGAGCAGCAGCCGTCCGCTGGTGACCGGTTCGGGCCGCCAGTGGTTCTTGTACGGCTCCGAGCCGCGCAGCATGCTCAGCACGGCGAGGCCGTGGCCGGCCGCCTGCCGGGCGTCCTGCGCCATCAGCATCGTCGCGATGTCCGCCTTGCGTTCGCGCAGCACCGGATGGGCGCCGTACAAGTAGCTGCCGCTGAGTCGGCCTGCCCGCAGGGCGAGCCCCACGGCGACCACCTCTCCGTCCATCCGGAACTCGGTGAGCGTCGCCGTGTCCTCCGCCGTCATGCGGCTCACCGCACGCACCAGGTGCTCGCGGAACCGCGGCCGCAGGTGCTCGACGTTGACACCCCGCCCGCGCCACTGGAGTTCGTGCAGCCGCAGCATCCGGTCGACGGACGCGGGAACGTCCGCCGCCGGGACGGTGGTGGCGACGACGCCGAGCGCGTCGAGCCTGCGGAGGTTGGCGCGGGCGCGCTGGGCGCGCGACCTCGGCATCCGGCCCACCAGATCCTCGACGGGAACGGCCGGCAGCTCCATGCAGACCGAGTCGTCGAGCCGGGCCCGCGGCCCCGCCCACAGCTCGTACAGCCGCTCGGCGACGGCGCCCGGCCGCACCTCGCGCAGGTCGATCACGGCGTGCCGGGCGGCCTTCTCCAGGCCGCGGTGCAGCGACCGCAGCGCCTGGTCCGCGTCGCCGTCGTCCACGAGCAGGTCGCCGTAGTCGGAGATCGCGCCGCCGAGCGGCACCAGCAGCGGCATCGGCCGGTGCACCAGCATCAGCGGCGCGGCGCCGATCAGCCGGCCGTCGCGGCGCGCGAGGACCAGCCGCAGCCGGCCCTCGACGCCGTACGACCGCCACCAGGAGTCGAGCCAGGCGTGGCTCTGGAACGGTGTGGCAACGCCGCAGGCGCGGTGCAGCCGCCCCCATTCCGGGGCGAGCGCCGTGAACGCCCGCGGGTCCCGGCACAGGGTGACGGTGACGCCCGGTGCCTCGGGCGCGCCCTCCCGGGTCACACCCGCTCCCGTTCGGCGGCGGCTCCCAGCGGCTGCGCGGGCGCGGGCACGGCGGTGGCGGCGGTCGCCGGGCGGGTGCGCCGGGGCCGGACCAGCAGCACCAGACCGCCGATCAGACCGCCCGCGCAGGCGCCGACGGCCGTGCCCAGCGGCAGGGACGGCGAGACGGGCTCGGCGGGGGTGACGGCCCGGGAGAAGAGCATCAGCCGCACCCCGGTGTTCTTGGAGACCTCGTTGCTGCTGACGAAGACGGCGTCGGCGACCGCGTTGGCGATGTCGGCGGCCTCGCCGGGCCGGGTGGACGTGCCGGTGACGGCGATCATCGGGGAGTCGGGGGACGTCTCGGTCGTCACCCGGTCGCGCAGCTCGGACGCGGGGACCCCGGCCGCGACCCGCGCGTAGCCGAGCGTGGCGTCGCTGGTCGCGATCCGGCCGTACGCCTGGGCGAAGCCCAGCGCGGCGCCCGGCTCCGCGCCCTTGGCGGGCACCGCGACGACGTAGCTGGTCGCCGCGTACTCGGGATCCGTGACCAGGCCGTGCAGCAGACCGGCGGCCGTACCGGCCACGGCGAGGACCGGGACGGGCCACCAGGCGGGCCCGGAGGAGAACATGGCGAGAAGGCGGCGCTTGCGGCCGGGGGCCGGCGCGGGCCGCTCGTGCTCGTGTCTGGCGGTCATGGGCGTACTGCTTCCTCGGTAGGGACGGGGATCGGAGTCGACGCGGCGGGGTTCACAGTCGACGGGGCAGGGCTCACGGAGCCCGGGGGCGTGGGGCGCGGGGGCGCCGGAGGCGGGTTCGCCAGGGACGGCCCCACGGCCGCCACAGGCTCCGGGGGCGGGCCATCCGGGCTCACCGGGAACGGCCCCGCGCAGGCCGGAGGCGGACCCGCGCAGACCGGGTCAACCCGGGCCGCGCCCCGCGTCACCGGGAACGGCCCCACGGCCGCCACAGGCTCCGAGGGCGCGCCACCCGGGCTCACCAGGGACGGCCCCGCGGCGGCCACAGGCGAACCCGCGCAGGCCGGGTCAACCCGGGCCGCGCCCCGCGTCACCGGGAACGGCCCCACGGCCGCCACAGGCTCCGGGGGCGCGCCACCCGGGCTCACCGGGAACGGCCCCGCGGCGGCCACAGGCGAACCCGCGCAGGCCAGGTCAACCCGGGCCGCGCCCCGCGTCACCGGGGGCGGGCTCGCGGAAGCCGGCTTCGGCCCGGTCGCGTCCCGCGGCGGCACGTGCGGGGGCGCCGGGCGGGGGACGTGGGGGGACGGGCGGGCGCAGCGGGTGTACACGTCCGCGAGCAGCCGGGCGGTGCGGGCGATGTCGTAGTGGGCGACGGCCGGGGGCGGCGCGAGCCGGCCGGGGCGGCGGGACGCCGGCGGGGCGAGGGCCGCCACGAGTTCGCCGGTGCCCGTGCCGTGGAGGGCGGTGGCGCCGGGCGCGTGGCCGGCGGGCAGGTCGTCGACGGCCGGGCAGACGCCGTGCAGCACCGGCAGACCGGCGGCCAGGGCCTCGACGACGGCGAGGCCGAACGCCTCCTCCCGGGACGCCGAGACGAAGGCGTCCATGGCCGAGAGCAGCGCGGGCACATCGGCGCGCTCGCCGAGCAGCCGCACCCGGCCGGCCGCCCCGAGGCGCACCGCCAGGGCGCGCAGCTCCTCGCGTTCGGGCCCGTCGCCGGCGAGCAGCAGCACGGCGTCCGGCAGCGCGGCGACCGCCTCGACCAGCAGGTCGAACCGCTTGCCCGGCACCAGCCGGCCGACGCCGCCGACGACGAAGACGTCCTCGGCGAGGCCGAGCCGCCGCCGGACGGCCGCGCGGGCCGCGGCGTCGAAGGCGAACCGGTCGGCGTCGACGCCGTTCGGCACGACGTGGATCCGGCGGCCGGGCACCCCCCAGGCCCGCAGCCGTGCCTCGACGGTGGGCGACACGGCGACGGTCGCCGCGCCGAGCCGCTCGGTGGCCAGGTAGAGGGCGCGGTTGGCGCGGGTGAGCGGGCGTCCCTCGATCTCCGCCTCGCCGAGCGAGTGCTCGGTGGCGACCGAGGGCACGCCCGCGAGGCGGGCGGCGATCCGCCCGTAGACGCAGGCCCGGTAGAGATGGGTGTGGACGAGGTCGTAGCCGCCGCGCCGGACGAGGCGGACGAGGCGGGGCAGCGCGCCGAGGTCCCGGTTGCCGCCCATGCCGAGGTGGGTGACGGACACCCCGTCGGCGCGCAGCCCGGCCGCCACCGCGCCGGGGTTGGTGAGCGTCACCACGTCGCAGGCGAACGGGGCGGGCAGGTGCCGCAGCAGCAGGCGCAGTTGCTGCTCAGCCCCGCCCACGCCGAGGCCGGTGACGATGTGCAGGACCTTCACAGGGACGCCTCCTGGACGGCCGGCGGCACGGCGACGGGCGCGAACCCGGGCGCGGGGCGCATCCGGTGCCGCAGGTACTTGACGGCCAGCCGGGCGCGCCGGTCGGCGTGGCTGATGTGGGTGCGGGGCAGGGCGTAGGGGCCGGCCGCGGGCCCGGGGGCGATGGCGCAGGCGTACGCGTAGCCGGCGTCCCGCACGGCGTCGGCGGCGCGGCGGTCGGTGGTGCCGTAGGGGTAGCAGAAGCCGGCCGGCGCACGGCCGGTGATCTCCCGCAGCAGGTCGCGGGAGCGGACCGTCTCGTCGCGGAGCTGCGCGTCGGTCAGCGCGGTCAGGTCGCGGTGGAACAGTCCGTGCGAGCCGATCTCGGTGCCCTGGGCGGCGGCGGCCCGGATCTGGCCGGCCGTCACCAGCGGGCGGCGCGGGCCCTTCGGGTCCCAGTCGTTGGCGCCGCCGAGCCGTCCCGGCAGCACGAACAGCGTGGCGGTGCAGCCGTGGCGCCGCAGCAGCGGGAGCGCCGAGCGGACGAAGTCGGCGTACCCGTCGTCGAAGGTGAGCCCGACGAGACCGGCGGCGCGGCCCCGGGCGTGGGCGCGCAGCAGGGTCGTCACGGACACCCCGCGCAGTCCGCGGGCGCGCAGCGTCCGCAGCTGCCGGTCGAGGCGTTCGGGCGCGACGGTGATGCCGTAGGGGTCGTCGGTCGGGTCGCCGACCGCGTGGTACATCCAGATCCACGGCCACGCCCGGCGGGCGGTGCCTTCCGCGTGGGGGGGTCGTTGCTCATCGGTCATGACGCAGCCTCCGGTGCACGAGGGCCAGCAGGTGAACGGCTTCCGGTGCCCCGAGGGCCCGGGCGGTGACGAGGAACATCAGGGGGACGAGCAGGACGCCGGCGGCCAGCGAGACGACCGGGCCGCCGGTCACGGGCGCGGCGATCAGGGCGGCGCCGGTGGCCGCCGCGGCGGCGAGCGCCAGCCGGCCGATCCGCAGGCCGATGGCGCGCACCTCGATGACGACGACCCGGGACCCGAGGCCGTGCAGCAGCAGCAGCGCGGTCACGCTGATGCCGGCGGCGTTGGCCGCGGCGATGCCGTGCACGCCGTACGGGCCGACGGCGGCGGCGCCGGCCGCGACGGTGACCGCGAGCCCGACGGCCATCGCGGCGGCGGGGAACCAGGTGGGACGGCCGGCGGAGAAGAACGGCCGGCCGAGCGCGCCGACCAGGCAGTGGCCGAGCAGCCCGGCGGCGTAGACCCGCATCACGCCCGCGGTCGTGGCGCTGTCCTGCGCGTCGAACGCGCCCCGGCGGAAGAGGACGTCGATGATCGCGGGGGCGTAGCCGACGACGTAGGCGGTGCCGAGCAGGACGACGGTGCCGGCCATGGCGAGGTCCTCCTCGACGCGCCGCCTGGCGCGTTCCCGGTCGCCCGTGGCCATGGCCTGGGCGACGACGGGGAAGGTGACCGTGCACACCATCAGCGACAGCACCATCGGCATCTGCGCCACTTTCTGGGCGTAGTTGAGGTGCGAGATCGCGCCCGCGGGCAGCGGGGCGGCGAGGAAGCGCTCGACGAGGACCTGCGCCTGGCGGCTCACGGCGAACAGCACGACGGGGGCGAGGAGCGCGGCGCCGATCAGGGGCGTGCCCCTGGTCCGGCGGGGGCGGGCCAGCGGTGCGAGGCCGCCGAGGTGGCGGGCGAAGCCCGGGGCCTGGACGAGGATCATCAGCGCCCCGCCGACGGCGACGCCCGCGGCGGCGGCCCGTACGCCCCAGAGGCTGTGCAGGGCGAGGGTGGTGGCGATGATCCCGGCGTTGTACGCCGTGTACACGGCGGCGGGCGCGAGGAAGCTGCCGTGGGCGCGCAGGGCGGCGCTGAAGTAGCCGGTGACGCCGAAGGTGAGGACGGTGAGCGCGGTCAGCCGGGTGCACTCGACGGCGAGCCGCGGGTCGCCGAAGCCCGGCGCGAGCAGCCGCACCACGAGCGGCGCGCCGGCCATCAGCAGGGCCGCGACGCCGACCAGGACGGCGAACAGCCGCGGGAACGTCGCGGACACCAGGTCCCGTACGGCTCCCGGGTCGTCCTTGCGGGCGAGGGCGTGGCTGAACGCGGGCACCAGCAGCAGCGCCATGGCGTCCTCGATGAGCAGGGTTGCCGCGAGCTCCGGCACGGTCCAGGCGATGAGGAACGCGTCGCTCTCGGAGCTGGCCCCGAAGAGGTGCGCGATCGTCTGGTCCCGCAACAGCCCGAGCACCGCCCCGGCCACCGTGAGCACCCCGCTGACCACCGCCGCCCTGACCAGCCCCCGCCCGAGCCGCCCGCCCCGCGGGGCGGCATGCCGCCCCCGGCCCCGGGCGGCGGGCACGGCGGAAGCCGGTGCCGTCCCGGCGGGGAGGGCCTCGGCGTCCCGGACCGGGGGGTCGTCCCGGACCGCCCGGGGGGTGTCCGGGGCCCCGGGCCGCGCGGGTGCGAGGCCCGCGTCCTCCCCCGTCCAGGCCGGGTCGACGTGTGCCGGGCGGGTGGACGGCGGGGGCGGGCCGGCCGGGGTGCCGGAGCCGCCGCCCTGCCAGGCGGGGTCGACCCGGGGGGCCGGGGGGCCGGGCCGGCGGGCGGGGGCGGCGCGGGGGGCCGGGGTGTCGCGGGGGGTCATCCCCGTGCCGCCGCTTCCGGGGCGCGCGGGGCGAGCGGGGCCGGCATCAGGGCCCAGCGGGCCGTCAGGCCGACGATCACACCGGTGAGGACGGTGGACGGGCCCCCGATGTCCGCGTAGAGGAAGTCGACGGTCTGCCACAGCATCAGGCCGACCGCCGCCAGGCCGCAGTCGGCGGGCCCGGCCGCGGCGCCGGGGCGGAGCAGCCGGCGGACCGCGCCGGCCAGCACGGCGGTCCAGGAGGCGAGGAAGGCGGTGAGCCCGACCAGCCCCTGTTCGGCGAGGATCAGCAGGTACATGTTGTGCGGCGACAGCAGCGGCTGCTTCGCGAAGGACCGGCCCGCGCCCGCCGTGTCGCTGCCCGCCGAGAGCCCGATGGACGCGTGGCCGTCGCGGTGCGCGGGGAAGCCCTTGAGCCCGACGCCGGTCGCGGGCTGTTCGCGCCACATCGCCGCGGCGGCCGCCCACATGGTGTACCGGTCGGTGACCGAGCGGTCGGGCGCCGCGGTCACCCGGGTGATGCTGCCGATCCGCTGGGAGATCATCTCGGAGCCGACGCCGAGCCCGCCGGCGAGCACGACGGCGAGGGCCGCGAGGACGGCGAGGGCCCTGGCCGCCTGCCGCACCCCGGTGAGCAGGATCATCGCGAGGGCCGCGACGCCGGTGGCGATCCAGGAGCCCCGGCTGAAGGAGAGGCCGAGGGGCACCAGCAGGGCGCCCGCGGCGGCGAAGGCCGCGGGCCGCAGCCAGCGCGGGGAGCCCGGCGGGGTGCGCAGGGCGAGGGCGAGGGCGGCCAGCAGCCCGTACGAGACGACGGTGGCCATGCCCATCACGTCGGTGGGCCCGAAGGTGCCGACCGCGCGGATGTCGGAGCCCATGTAGGAGGCACCGGTGCCGGTGGCGTACTGGTACGTCCCCAGCGCGCCCTGGGCGATCGCCAGCACCACCAGCGAGCCGGTGACGGCGCGGAACGCGCGGGCGTCGCGCAGCAGCAGCGCGACGGCGCACGGCACGAGGACGAACACCTGGAGGTAGCGCACGAGTCCGGGCAGCGCGGCCGCCGGGTCGGCGGCGGTGACGGTCGCGACGGCGAACCCGGCGACGGGCAGCGCGAAGGCGGCCGCGGCGGCCCGGGTCAGCGGGCGGGCCCGTTCCCGCAGCACCTGGACGAGGCAGGCGAGGACCAGGACCCCGGAGGCGATGTCGGCCGGGGCCACCGTGCCCGGGCCGCCGCCCTCCCCGAGCGGCAGCGCGAGCAGCAGGACGGTGGCGAGCAGCGGCACGAGGAGCAGCCGGTGCCCGGCGGGGATCCGGAGCGGGGGTGCGGCGGCCGGGCCCGCCGGGACGGTGGCGGCCATGGTCAGCTGCCTCCGGGCCGGAAGAGGGACGCGACGGTGCGCAGCAGGATGCACACGTCC
This window contains:
- a CDS encoding murein biosynthesis integral membrane protein MurJ; the protein is MTPRDTPAPRAAPARRPGPPAPRVDPAWQGGGSGTPAGPPPPSTRPAHVDPAWTGEDAGLAPARPGAPDTPRAVRDDPPVRDAEALPAGTAPASAVPAARGRGRHAAPRGGRLGRGLVRAAVVSGVLTVAGAVLGLLRDQTIAHLFGASSESDAFLIAWTVPELAATLLIEDAMALLLVPAFSHALARKDDPGAVRDLVSATFPRLFAVLVGVAALLMAGAPLVVRLLAPGFGDPRLAVECTRLTALTVLTFGVTGYFSAALRAHGSFLAPAAVYTAYNAGIIATTLALHSLWGVRAAAAGVAVGGALMILVQAPGFARHLGGLAPLARPRRTRGTPLIGAALLAPVVLFAVSRQAQVLVERFLAAPLPAGAISHLNYAQKVAQMPMVLSLMVCTVTFPVVAQAMATGDRERARRRVEEDLAMAGTVVLLGTAYVVGYAPAIIDVLFRRGAFDAQDSATTAGVMRVYAAGLLGHCLVGALGRPFFSAGRPTWFPAAAMAVGLAVTVAAGAAAVGPYGVHGIAAANAAGISVTALLLLHGLGSRVVVIEVRAIGLRIGRLALAAAAATGAALIAAPVTGGPVVSLAAGVLLVPLMFLVTARALGAPEAVHLLALVHRRLRHDR
- a CDS encoding O-antigen ligase family protein; translation: MAATVPAGPAAAPPLRIPAGHRLLLVPLLATVLLLALPLGEGGGPGTVAPADIASGVLVLACLVQVLRERARPLTRAAAAAFALPVAGFAVATVTAADPAAALPGLVRYLQVFVLVPCAVALLLRDARAFRAVTGSLVVLAIAQGALGTYQYATGTGASYMGSDIRAVGTFGPTDVMGMATVVSYGLLAALALALRTPPGSPRWLRPAAFAAAGALLVPLGLSFSRGSWIATGVAALAMILLTGVRQAARALAVLAALAVVLAGGLGVGSEMISQRIGSITRVTAAPDRSVTDRYTMWAAAAAMWREQPATGVGLKGFPAHRDGHASIGLSAGSDTAGAGRSFAKQPLLSPHNMYLLILAEQGLVGLTAFLASWTAVLAGAVRRLLRPGAAAGPADCGLAAVGLMLWQTVDFLYADIGGPSTVLTGVIVGLTARWALMPAPLAPRAPEAAARG